A single Diceros bicornis minor isolate mBicDic1 chromosome 7, mDicBic1.mat.cur, whole genome shotgun sequence DNA region contains:
- the LOC131407946 gene encoding olfactory receptor 52K1-like, with translation MSGWSNGGSNVSYTSFLLVGFPGLQESRALLVIPFLSLYMVIISANALVIHTVAAQRSLHQPMYLLIALLLTVNICAATTVVPAMLFSLSTRFNRVSLPRCLLQMFCIYFLIVFDCNILLVTALDRYVAICYPLHYSEIVTGQLLAGLVGVAAARSTCIVAPVVVLAFRVRFCRSDVIHHFACEHMALMKLSCGDISLNKTVGLTVRIFNRVLDMLLLGASYSRIIHAAFRISSGQARSKALNTCGSHLLVIFTVYSSTMSSSIVYRVARTATQDVHNLLSAFYLLLPCLVHPVIYGARAKEIRQHLLSLFQRAQLQVPTKKPQSLPSYRELPA, from the coding sequence ATGTCAGGGTGGAGCAACGGCGGCTCCAACGTGTCCTACACCAGCTTCCTCCTAGTGGGCTTCCCGGGGCTGCAGGAGTCCCGCGCCCTCTTGGTGATACCCTTCCTCAGCCTCTACATGGTGATCATCTCCGCCAATGCCCTGGTCATCCACACAGTGGCAGCCCAGAGGAGCCTGCACCAGCCCATGTACCTGCTCATCGCCCTGCTCCTGACTGTCAACATCTGTGCCGCCACCACCGTGGTGCCCGCCATGCTGTTCAGCCTCTCCACCCGCTTCAACCGCGTCTCCCTGCCTCGCTGTCTGCTCCAGATGTTCTGCATCTACTTCCTCATTGTCTTTGACTGCAACATCCTCCTGGTCACGGCCCTGGACCGCTATGTCGCCATCTGCTACCCGCTCCACTACTCGGAGATAGTGACAGGCCAGTTGCTGGCTGGCCTGGTGGGGGTGGCAGCGGCCAGGAGCACCTGCATTGTTGCTCCAGTGGTGGTGCTGGCCTTCCGGGTTCGCTTCTGCCGCTCAGACGTGATCCACCACTTTGCCTGTGAGCACATGGCCCTGATGAAGCTCTCCTGTGGGGACATCTCCCTAAACAAGACTGTGGGGCTCACTGTCCGCATCTTCAACCGAGTCCTGGACATGCTGCTACTTGGAGCCTCCTACTCCCGCATCATCCATGCTGCCTTCCGGATTTCATCAGGTCAAGCACGTTCCAAGGCCCTGAACACCTGTGGCTCCCACCTGCTGGTCATCTTCACTGTCTACTCCTCCACCATGTCCTCATCCATCGTCTACCGTGTGGCCCGCACAGCCACCCAGGACGTGCACAACCTGCTCAGTGCCTTCTACCTGCTGCTCCCATGTCTGGTCCACCCTGTCATCTACGGCGCCAGGGCCAAGGAAATCAGGCAGCACCTGTTATCTCTGTTCCAAAGGGCACAGCTACAGGTCCCCACCAAGAAGCCCCAGTCCCTGCCCTCGTATAGGGAGCTTCCTGCCTGA